The genomic region GAACCGCCGCCGCAACCGGTGAAAAGCACCGGCACGAGGATGAGGAAAAGGAGAGTTTTTAGCTGCATAGCATGACCTCCGGGAATTTTAGACGCTACCTTATAGCATTTCCCAGAATAAAAATGTAGTCAAAAATGAAGATTAGCTCACAAGGCGGAGACTTTTACTCTCATAGACTTTTGTTAAGTTGACTTCACATCTGCAATATTGTAATAATCTACTCTCGCTGCTTCCTGCGCTTTCTATGCAATTTTTTGAATAAGGCGAATTGTTATTTATTAGTTTATTTTTATCTGACTTTGATTTTTTTAATACTGCAGGAGACGAACATGTTCTTAAAGAGACAAACAGCAGCTGCCATGCTCACCCTGGGCTTTGTTCTTTCGCCTCTGCTTGTTCCCGAAAACGCCGACGCGATACCCGCCTTCAGCCGGCAACACAAGACCGAGTGCTCCACCTGCCACACGATATACCCGGAGTTGAACGAATTCGGTGACGCCTTCCTCAAGAACAGCTACGTCTGGCCCCACAAGAAAAAAGGCGCGAATCAGCCCAGCGCCGGGGCACAAGGGGGCGAACCGGCCGGCAACGAATGGGCAACCATCTCGGGCCTGCCCCAGTACGTCCCCATCTCTCTCACCGCGACCGCCGACTTGGCCTATGACGACGACGCCTTCGACGGCAACAAGCTCAACCTCTCCACGAGGTCTCTGACGCTGCACGCCGGCGGCTCTTTCCGGGACGTGGCAGGCTTCTTCGCCACCTACAACCTCTATTCCCAGGGTGGGTTCCACACGACCTCGGCGCCGTTTACCCCTGCCAGCAACACCAACAACCCGCCCAACAACGATCCCGACATCGACGAGCTGTTCTTCGTCTGGCGCCACGCGCTAGACTCGCCGGTGAACCTCAAGGTGGGGCGTTTCGAGCCCAAACTGTCGCTTTGGAAGAAGAGCAACCGCATCCTCCCCGTTCCGTCCTATGCCTCCACCACCTACCTGGTGGGCATTTCGCCCTTCAGCAGCGACGCGACCGAGGACGGGGTGGAACTGAACGCGGTGGTGGGCAACCGCCTGTTCGTCGCGGCAGGGGTCGTCGACAGGGACGGCCAGGACCGGGAGGACGGCTACGGGCATATTTCCTACAAGTTCGGCGGGACCAACCTGAAAGGGGAGGAGCCCGAGGTGGATCTTGAAAGCGACAGCGTCTGGGACTTCCTGTCCGTCACCTGCGGCGTCTTTGGCTACTGGGGGCAAAACGGCGAGATCAACAACGGCATCGCCCAGAACCTCAACAACTTCCGCCGCATCGGCGCCGAGGCCGACATCCTTTACAAGCGGCTGCACCTGAAGGGGAGCGGCAGCTTCGGCAGGGATTCCAACCCGACATTCTCCGTGGCGCGGCGGGAGGTCGACAGCCGGGCGTACACGCTGGAAGGCGAGTACTACCTGGGGGCGCCAATCAACCTGGTACCGCTCTTCCGCTACGAGCATCTGGACACCGGCGAGGGGGGGACCAAGCGTTTCATCCCCGCGCTGGCCTACTCCCCGCTGCAGAACTTGAAGCTTTCCCTGGAATACATCCGCAGCAATGCGCCGGAAGGAAACAGCAACACAGCCTTCGCCTCTCTCGCCTTCAGTTTGTAGCGGGGACGCCGAAGAAAACCAAAGATGGCGGTATTGCCGCCGTTTATTCACCGTCGGGAGGATTTAAAAAGAAAATGAAAAAGTTCCTCGTCACCACGCTTATTATCGCAGCGACCGCAACCACTGCCCATGCCGGGCTCAAAGTCGTCGGCAGGGGGGACGCCATGCGCCTCGACCCCTCCTCCTACCCGCCGGCGATGAAGGCGAACTACGACATCATGAGAGTGAGGTGCGTCAAGTGCCACACCCTGGAGCGCACCATCGTCGCCATCCAGACCGGCGTCGCCCCCATCTCGGGGCAGCCCTTCGACCGCAGCGCCACCAAGGCCTACGGCATCAAGATGCTCAGAAAGCCCGACTCCAACATGTCCAAGCCGGAAGTGAAGGCCACGGTCGACCTGATGAACTACCTCCTGAGCGAAGCGGGGCAATAACGCGATGAAAGACCTCACGCTGCGTACCCGGCTGATAATCGCCTTCCTGATCATGGCCCTTTTGGTCGCGTTCACCGGCGGTTTCGGCGCGCTGGGCATGAAAAGGGTCGGCGGACAGATCCAGACCATCCTGGAGCAGCTCTCCAAGCAGCAGAAGCTGGTGCTGCTCATGGGGGTGACCCAGAAGTACTGCCACGTGAGCCTGATGCAGGCTGCGCTGGTGCGTACCGACCCCGATAAGGTGGAGGAATACGTCGAGGACTACCGCATGAAGCGGGACACCCTCTTGAGCCAGGCGCAGATCATCCTGGACGGGAACAAGAAGCTCGGCGTGCTTCCGGCGGCAAAGGGGAGCGTGGTGGAGAAGCGGACCAGGGAATTCCTGGTTAGCTGGGCCGCCTTCGAGCAGGTGGCGGACGAGCTTATCGCCAGAAAGGAGCAGCTCTTCAAGGGGGTAACCCCCGGGGTGCTGAACCAGGCAGCCAAGGACGCGCTGGCCGACGAGAAGCTGAACCAGCTGGCCAACGAGGCGATCACCGAGGCCAACGACAAGGCGAAGGCCGATCTGGACGACATCCTGGTGGAGGTCGGCAACCAGATGAACCAGGCCAACGCCCAGGTGACCGAGATCCAGAAGTCCGCAGGGGTCACCTTCGCGGTGGTAATTCTTCTGGCCGTCGCCGTGGCCTTGGCCCTCGGCATCATGATCACGCGCAACATCGTCTCCAGGGTCAGCGCCATCGGCGAAGCGGTGAACCGCGGGGCCGAGGGCGACCTCACCGCGACCACCTCGCTGGACTCGCACGACGAGATCGGCAAGCTGGGAAGCAATTTCAACGAGATGGTGGACAAGCTCTCCGGCATGATCGGGAAGGTGCTCCGCTCCGCGGCGGAACTGGCCGGGATCTCCGACACCATGGCCCAGGCCTCGCACTCCGTGGTCGCTTCGGCCAAGACCCAGGCGGAAAGCGTCTCCAAGACTTCCGCAGCCATCGTGCAGATAACCACCTCGGTGAAAGGGGTCGCCCACGGCGTCGATTCCCTCTCCATCTCGGCTTCCGAGAGCTCCTCCTCGATCCTGGAGATGGCCTCGAGCGTCGAGGAGGTGGTCCAGAACATGGAGAACCTGGCCCTGTCGGTGAACGAGGTCAGCTCCTCCATCGTGGAGATGGGCGCTTCCATCAAGCAGGTGGGCAACGGCGTAGTGAGCCTCATGGAGGTATCCACCGCCACCGCTTCCTCGGTGATGGAGATGGACAGCTCCATCAAGCAGGTCGAGAGAAACGCCAACGAGACCGCGGCGATCTCCAAGGCGGTGCGCGTGGACGCCGAGACCGGCCGCGAGGCGGTCGAGGCGGTGATCAACGGGATGCAGGAGATAAAGCGCGCCTCCCTGATCACCAGCGAGGTGATAGCCACCCTGTCCGAGCGTGCCGCGGACATCGGCGACATCCTGTCGGTCATCGACGAGGTGGCCGAGCAGACCAACCTCCTGGCGCTGAACGCGGCGATCATCGCGGCCCAGGCCGGCGAGCACGGCAAGGGCTTCGCCGTCGTGGCGGACGAGATCAAGGAACTCTCCGAGCGCACCTCCAGTTCCACCCGCGAGATCTCCCAGGTGATCCGGGCGGTCCAGGACGAGACCCGCAGGGCCGTCGAGGCGATCGATCAG from Citrifermentans bremense harbors:
- a CDS encoding cytochrome C codes for the protein MKKFLVTTLIIAATATTAHAGLKVVGRGDAMRLDPSSYPPAMKANYDIMRVRCVKCHTLERTIVAIQTGVAPISGQPFDRSATKAYGIKMLRKPDSNMSKPEVKATVDLMNYLLSEAGQ
- a CDS encoding methyl-accepting chemotaxis protein; this translates as MKDLTLRTRLIIAFLIMALLVAFTGGFGALGMKRVGGQIQTILEQLSKQQKLVLLMGVTQKYCHVSLMQAALVRTDPDKVEEYVEDYRMKRDTLLSQAQIILDGNKKLGVLPAAKGSVVEKRTREFLVSWAAFEQVADELIARKEQLFKGVTPGVLNQAAKDALADEKLNQLANEAITEANDKAKADLDDILVEVGNQMNQANAQVTEIQKSAGVTFAVVILLAVAVALALGIMITRNIVSRVSAIGEAVNRGAEGDLTATTSLDSHDEIGKLGSNFNEMVDKLSGMIGKVLRSAAELAGISDTMAQASHSVVASAKTQAESVSKTSAAIVQITTSVKGVAHGVDSLSISASESSSSILEMASSVEEVVQNMENLALSVNEVSSSIVEMGASIKQVGNGVVSLMEVSTATASSVMEMDSSIKQVERNANETAAISKAVRVDAETGREAVEAVINGMQEIKRASLITSEVIATLSERAADIGDILSVIDEVAEQTNLLALNAAIIAAQAGEHGKGFAVVADEIKELSERTSSSTREISQVIRAVQDETRRAVEAIDQAERSIGDGELLSQKSGEALAKIVVGVNEATAQVGEIARTTVEQAKGSQMIREAMEQVSEMVAQIAKATKEQGQGSELIMGAVEHMKGLTSQVLSSTREQNKVGNLIAQSTESITEMIRHIKRACDEQTRGSEQIVVSVEDIQQATDANLEATRVMDEAVYKLFRQTELLKKEVEAFRI
- a CDS encoding cytochrome C is translated as MFLKRQTAAAMLTLGFVLSPLLVPENADAIPAFSRQHKTECSTCHTIYPELNEFGDAFLKNSYVWPHKKKGANQPSAGAQGGEPAGNEWATISGLPQYVPISLTATADLAYDDDAFDGNKLNLSTRSLTLHAGGSFRDVAGFFATYNLYSQGGFHTTSAPFTPASNTNNPPNNDPDIDELFFVWRHALDSPVNLKVGRFEPKLSLWKKSNRILPVPSYASTTYLVGISPFSSDATEDGVELNAVVGNRLFVAAGVVDRDGQDREDGYGHISYKFGGTNLKGEEPEVDLESDSVWDFLSVTCGVFGYWGQNGEINNGIAQNLNNFRRIGAEADILYKRLHLKGSGSFGRDSNPTFSVARREVDSRAYTLEGEYYLGAPINLVPLFRYEHLDTGEGGTKRFIPALAYSPLQNLKLSLEYIRSNAPEGNSNTAFASLAFSL